The following proteins are encoded in a genomic region of uncultured Ilyobacter sp.:
- the cbiB gene encoding adenosylcobinamide-phosphate synthase CbiB has protein sequence MLNVIAKIGIAYMIDLIAGDPYWMPHPVQFIGKLIEKFENILYRFKNKRFSGAVLTIMVLSITFMISYTLGMFQILEIYFLYTIFATRCLAKEGMKVYNILKAKDMERAKKELSYLVSRDTGSMDERNIIRSVMETISENTVDGIIAPMFYMMVGALVLPGNPGAALAFGMTYKGVNTLDSMVGYKNERYSDFGWFSARLDDWVNLIPARITGMIFYPLSAMILGLDYKSSFRIYFRDRLRHASPNAGHPESAVAGAIGIQFGGVTSYFGKSHEKPTIGDKVKDFDIEDIRKNIKMMYGASIIGMIFFMGIIWGVHGFFIV, from the coding sequence ATGTTGAATGTGATTGCTAAAATAGGGATCGCTTATATGATAGATCTCATAGCAGGAGACCCCTACTGGATGCCTCATCCGGTGCAGTTTATTGGAAAACTTATTGAAAAATTTGAAAACATTTTATATAGATTTAAAAACAAAAGATTCTCAGGGGCAGTACTGACTATTATGGTACTTTCAATTACCTTTATGATAAGCTATACCCTGGGGATGTTTCAGATTTTAGAAATATATTTTCTCTATACAATTTTTGCAACGAGATGTCTGGCAAAAGAGGGAATGAAGGTATATAACATACTGAAAGCTAAGGATATGGAACGAGCAAAGAAAGAACTGTCATATCTTGTCAGCAGAGATACTGGAAGCATGGACGAGAGAAACATAATTAGAAGTGTGATGGAGACAATATCAGAAAATACAGTGGACGGAATAATTGCACCTATGTTTTATATGATGGTTGGGGCCTTGGTTTTACCTGGAAATCCAGGGGCAGCTCTGGCTTTTGGTATGACTTATAAAGGTGTAAATACCCTTGATTCAATGGTGGGATATAAAAATGAAAGATACAGCGATTTTGGATGGTTTTCAGCAAGGCTGGATGATTGGGTGAATTTAATCCCTGCAAGAATAACAGGTATGATATTTTATCCTTTGTCGGCTATGATTTTAGGGCTTGATTACAAATCATCTTTTAGAATCTACTTTAGAGACAGGCTAAGGCATGCAAGTCCAAATGCAGGTCATCCTGAATCTGCTGTGGCAGGTGCCATAGGGATACAGTTTGGAGGAGTTACCAGTTATTTTGGAAAGAGTCACGAAAAACCAACAATTGGTGATAAAGTCAAAGACTTTGACATAGAAGATATAAGAAAAAATATAAAGATGATGTACGGAGCTTCCATTATAGGGATGATCTTTTTCATGGGGATTATCTGGGGAGTTCATGGATTTTTCATAGTATAG
- a CDS encoding cobyric acid synthase yields MKKHKNIMVQGTASSVGKSLVTTALCRILYKDGYSVCPFKSQNMALNSFITEDGKEMGRAQVVQAEACGIKPEAFMNPILLKPTTDRKSQVILNGKALKNMTAREYHKFKPSLKDELIKIYSSIRENYDVSIIEGAGSTAEINLKEGDIVNMGMAEIADSPVILVSDIDRGGVFASILGTLMLLEEHERERVKGVIINKFRGDVGILKPGIRQLEKMINKPIIGVLPYSELDIEDEDSVTERFKKYSGDKDIRVSVIRINHMSNFTDLDALSVYDDVSVKYVTKAEELGNEDIIIIPGSKSTIDDLKEIKDKGIAEKIVRLAKKGTIIFGICGGYQMLGQKISDPDKIESSLLEIPGIGLLDMETVMKTDKRTVQYEGEVVVDGGYLEGTKGMTVKGYEIHQGITNGNEGNVFLQGNRCINGAFKDNIIGTYIHGIFDNSDFTRKFLNNIRKSKGLDEIKDSINFQEFKEREFDKLADIVRENLDMEKLYKILEGENVECDC; encoded by the coding sequence ATGAAGAAGCATAAAAATATTATGGTACAAGGGACTGCATCCTCTGTGGGAAAAAGTCTTGTTACAACAGCATTATGCAGAATTCTCTATAAGGACGGATATTCGGTATGTCCTTTTAAATCACAAAACATGGCTTTAAACTCTTTTATCACAGAAGATGGTAAGGAGATGGGTAGAGCTCAGGTAGTCCAGGCAGAGGCCTGTGGGATAAAACCTGAAGCTTTTATGAACCCGATATTATTAAAACCAACGACAGATAGAAAATCACAGGTAATCTTGAACGGTAAGGCTTTAAAAAATATGACTGCAAGAGAGTATCATAAGTTTAAACCTAGCCTGAAAGATGAACTGATAAAAATATACAGTTCAATCAGAGAAAATTACGATGTATCTATAATCGAAGGGGCAGGAAGTACCGCTGAGATAAATCTCAAAGAGGGAGACATTGTAAACATGGGGATGGCGGAAATTGCTGATTCACCTGTAATATTAGTATCTGACATAGATAGAGGAGGGGTATTTGCCTCTATACTAGGAACACTTATGCTCCTTGAGGAACATGAAAGGGAGAGAGTAAAGGGTGTAATCATAAATAAATTCCGAGGTGATGTGGGGATACTGAAACCAGGCATCAGACAGCTGGAAAAAATGATAAATAAACCTATTATCGGTGTCCTTCCTTATTCAGAATTGGATATAGAGGATGAGGATTCGGTAACAGAGAGATTTAAAAAATATAGCGGTGACAAGGATATCAGAGTCTCAGTAATTAGGATAAACCACATGTCTAACTTTACAGATTTGGATGCACTAAGTGTCTATGATGATGTGTCGGTAAAATATGTTACAAAGGCTGAAGAGCTAGGAAATGAAGATATTATTATTATCCCAGGATCAAAGAGCACCATCGATGACTTGAAAGAGATCAAAGACAAGGGTATAGCCGAAAAGATAGTGAGACTTGCAAAAAAAGGAACAATAATATTTGGAATCTGTGGGGGATATCAGATGTTAGGTCAGAAAATTTCAGACCCTGATAAGATAGAGAGCTCTCTTTTAGAAATCCCAGGAATAGGACTTCTAGATATGGAGACAGTCATGAAGACAGACAAGAGGACTGTACAGTATGAGGGAGAAGTAGTTGTAGACGGAGGATATCTAGAGGGAACAAAGGGAATGACTGTGAAAGGGTATGAAATACATCAGGGGATTACCAACGGAAATGAGGGCAACGTATTTTTACAGGGGAACAGATGTATAAACGGAGCCTTTAAGGACAACATAATAGGAACATATATCCATGGAATCTTTGATAACAGTGATTTTACAAGAAAATTTCTCAACAACATAAGGAAAAGTAAGGGACTTGATGAGATAAAAGACTCTATAAACTTTCAGGAGTTTAAAGAGAGGGAGTTTGACAAGCTAGCTGATATTGTAAGAGAAAATCTAGATATGGAAAAATTATACAAGATATTAGAGGGTGAGAATGTTGAATGTGATTGCTAA
- the cobK gene encoding precorrin-6A reductase, whose protein sequence is MIWIIGGTKDSRNIIDRLGNSGIIVSTATEYGKKLLKGLNVVSEPMDQGEMREFIRSKRVDLVLDASHPYAINVSQNAIEASKAEGIDYIRFEREMLTYEEGVKFSSMYELTKYLKSLKGNILVTLGSNNLNYFKGMCNLENIYFRILPVKASLEKAEKAGILPKQIIAVQGPFSKDFNKAIYKNYEINYVVTKESGATGGELEKIEAAADCGVKPVILSRPEINYPWKTGDIDQIIKKVMEYEEA, encoded by the coding sequence ATGATCTGGATTATAGGGGGTACCAAAGATTCTAGGAATATTATAGATAGGCTTGGTAACAGTGGGATAATAGTATCTACAGCCACTGAATACGGGAAAAAATTATTAAAAGGACTTAATGTGGTATCTGAACCTATGGATCAAGGTGAGATGCGTGAATTTATAAGGTCAAAAAGGGTGGATCTGGTGCTTGACGCCAGCCACCCCTATGCGATAAACGTATCTCAAAATGCTATAGAGGCTTCTAAGGCTGAAGGAATCGATTACATTAGATTTGAAAGAGAGATGCTGACCTATGAAGAGGGAGTAAAATTCAGTTCTATGTACGAACTGACTAAGTACTTGAAAAGTCTAAAAGGGAATATTCTGGTAACTCTTGGAAGCAACAATCTGAATTATTTTAAAGGTATGTGTAATCTGGAAAATATCTACTTTAGAATACTTCCTGTAAAAGCGTCTCTTGAAAAGGCAGAAAAAGCTGGTATACTACCAAAGCAGATAATAGCAGTACAAGGGCCATTTTCAAAGGATTTCAACAAAGCTATTTATAAAAATTATGAGATAAATTATGTGGTTACAAAGGAAAGCGGAGCTACAGGGGGAGAACTAGAAAAGATAGAGGCAGCAGCCGATTGCGGTGTAAAACCTGTCATTTTATCAAGACCTGAAATAAACTATCCATGGAAAACTGGTGATATAGACCAAATAATAAAAAAGGTGATGGAATATGAAGAAGCATAA
- the cobJ gene encoding precorrin-3B C(17)-methyltransferase: MGKIYVIGIGPGNKDNMTFRAYKAMEDSDIIVGHKTYINLVEDLFVGKETFRSAMKKEIERCQETLKFAKDGKTVALISSGDAGVYGMAGIMLEVAADSGIEVEIVPGVTSANASASVVGAPVMHDHATISLSDLLTDWDLITKRVKLASEGDFIISYYNPKSFGRQTQIVEAWEIMMKYKKKDTPVAIVRNTGREGQEYELTTLENMLEHEINMFTTVIVGNSKTFIKGGKMITPRGYKV; encoded by the coding sequence ATGGGTAAAATATACGTAATCGGTATAGGTCCTGGAAACAAAGATAATATGACTTTCAGAGCTTATAAGGCTATGGAAGATTCAGACATAATCGTGGGACATAAAACATATATAAATCTTGTAGAAGATTTGTTTGTAGGTAAGGAGACATTTAGGTCTGCAATGAAAAAAGAGATAGAAAGATGCCAGGAAACTCTTAAGTTTGCAAAGGATGGGAAAACTGTGGCTCTTATAAGCTCTGGAGATGCAGGGGTCTATGGTATGGCAGGGATAATGCTAGAAGTGGCTGCTGACAGCGGTATAGAGGTAGAAATAGTACCTGGAGTAACATCTGCAAATGCCTCGGCATCTGTGGTAGGAGCACCTGTAATGCACGATCACGCTACTATAAGTTTGAGTGACCTTCTTACTGACTGGGACCTTATTACAAAGAGGGTAAAGCTTGCCTCAGAAGGTGACTTCATAATCTCTTATTATAATCCTAAAAGCTTCGGAAGACAGACTCAGATAGTCGAAGCATGGGAGATCATGATGAAATACAAGAAAAAGGATACTCCGGTGGCTATTGTTAGAAACACTGGAAGAGAGGGTCAGGAGTATGAACTAACTACCCTTGAAAATATGTTGGAGCACGAGATAAATATGTTTACAACGGTTATCGTAGGAAACTCTAAGACTTTCATAAAAGGCGGGAAAATGATAACTCCTAGGGGATATAAGGTATAG
- the cbiG gene encoding cobalt-precorrin 5A hydrolase — protein MKWAVISVTEKAVKKAIEVSKEIDCDVYTLPKYSVDKTIPLEEGFRKGVVKIFSEYKTLLFIMASGIVVRTIAPLIKSKDLDPGVLVMDEEGNFVTSLLSGHLGGANSACQRIADIIGAVPVISTASDVSGSTAVDTIAMAIKGKMDSLEKAKEVTSLIVGGEKVNLRLPTNVSTSEDNPAGVIVLSNRKEIKVSQIIPQNIVVGIGCRRGTSKENIIDAVEKAMDEANLHINSIRIFATVDLKGDEVGLLETVKHYDKELAVFPREKIIPIEDDFEGSDFVKKSIGVKSVSAPCAFLASESKGKFVTEKMRHDGITVSLYEEEIRKDG, from the coding sequence ATGAAATGGGCTGTAATTAGTGTCACTGAAAAAGCTGTGAAAAAAGCCATAGAAGTTTCAAAGGAAATCGATTGTGATGTCTATACTCTTCCTAAATACTCTGTAGATAAGACTATTCCACTTGAAGAGGGATTCAGAAAGGGAGTTGTTAAAATTTTTTCAGAGTATAAGACACTACTTTTCATTATGGCCAGCGGTATAGTGGTTAGAACAATAGCACCTCTTATAAAGAGCAAGGACCTCGACCCTGGAGTGCTTGTCATGGATGAGGAGGGGAATTTCGTGACTTCTCTTCTCTCGGGACATCTAGGGGGTGCAAACTCAGCCTGCCAGAGGATAGCAGATATCATAGGGGCTGTACCTGTCATCTCAACAGCCTCTGACGTGTCAGGAAGTACAGCTGTAGATACCATAGCCATGGCTATAAAGGGGAAGATGGACAGTCTGGAAAAGGCCAAAGAGGTAACCTCTCTCATTGTAGGGGGAGAGAAAGTAAACTTAAGGCTTCCCACTAATGTATCAACCTCAGAAGATAATCCTGCAGGAGTGATAGTCCTCTCTAACAGAAAAGAGATAAAAGTGAGTCAGATAATACCACAAAACATCGTGGTGGGAATAGGGTGCAGACGGGGGACATCTAAAGAAAATATTATAGACGCTGTGGAAAAGGCCATGGATGAGGCCAACCTTCACATAAACAGCATAAGAATATTTGCAACTGTGGATTTGAAGGGAGACGAGGTAGGGCTCTTGGAAACGGTTAAACATTATGACAAAGAACTAGCTGTGTTCCCTAGAGAAAAGATAATTCCAATTGAGGATGATTTCGAAGGATCGGATTTTGTAAAAAAGAGTATAGGGGTCAAGTCAGTGTCTGCTCCATGTGCTTTCCTTGCCTCGGAATCTAAAGGAAAGTTTGTAACTGAAAAAATGAGACATGATGGGATAACAGTATCATTATATGAAGAGGAGATAAGAAAAGATGGGTAA
- the cobM gene encoding precorrin-4 C(11)-methyltransferase: protein MEKVYFIGAGPGDPELITVKGQRLVSEADVIIYAGSLVPRQVIECHKEGAEIYNSAGMNLDEVMEVTIKAVKNGKMVARVHTGDPAIYGAHREQMDILAAHNIDFEVIPGVSSFLASAAAIKKEFTLPDVAQTVICTRMEGRTPVPELEKLELLASHKTSMAIFLSVQMIDKVVNQLLTHYEKDTPIAVVQRATWEDQKIVEGTLENIAEKVAEANITKTAQILVGRFMGDEYSKSKLYDKHFTHEYRVGIDQK from the coding sequence ATGGAAAAGGTTTACTTCATAGGAGCTGGTCCTGGGGACCCGGAATTAATAACGGTAAAAGGACAAAGACTTGTTTCTGAAGCAGATGTGATAATTTATGCAGGTTCTCTTGTGCCAAGACAGGTAATAGAGTGTCATAAAGAGGGAGCCGAGATATACAACAGTGCCGGAATGAACCTCGATGAGGTAATGGAAGTAACTATAAAAGCTGTAAAAAATGGGAAGATGGTAGCTAGAGTACATACTGGAGATCCGGCAATATACGGTGCACATAGAGAGCAGATGGATATTTTGGCAGCTCACAATATAGATTTTGAAGTAATACCTGGTGTGAGCTCGTTCTTGGCATCTGCAGCAGCTATAAAAAAGGAATTTACACTTCCAGATGTTGCTCAGACAGTGATCTGTACAAGAATGGAAGGAAGAACTCCAGTTCCTGAGTTAGAGAAGCTAGAACTCCTTGCATCTCACAAAACTTCAATGGCAATATTCTTGTCGGTGCAGATGATAGATAAAGTTGTGAATCAGCTTCTCACACATTATGAAAAGGATACACCGATAGCAGTTGTTCAAAGGGCAACATGGGAAGACCAGAAGATTGTAGAGGGAACACTTGAAAATATAGCTGAAAAAGTAGCCGAAGCAAATATCACAAAGACTGCCCAGATACTAGTGGGAAGATTCATGGGAGACGAGTATTCAAAGTCTAAACTTTACGACAAACACTTTACCCATGAATACAGAGTTGGAATAGACCAGAAATAA
- the cobI gene encoding precorrin-2 C(20)-methyltransferase — MSKLYGIGVGVGDPELITLKAIRKIKELDVVILPEAKNIGESTAYTIAKEYMKENVEKVAISFKMQDSWEERREDHKRNAVIVNELLEAGKNVGFLTIGDPMTYSTFVYIMELLKEGVEVETVPGITSFASITARVNVPLVMGDESMKVVGLAKETDIIKEIDSSDNIIFMKVVRNLERLKDALRETGNMNNVILISNCGKEDEQIIYDLENIEKDDISYFSTMILKKGGIEKWKRFTS; from the coding sequence ATGTCAAAACTTTATGGAATCGGTGTAGGGGTAGGAGATCCTGAACTGATAACGCTAAAAGCTATCAGAAAAATAAAGGAATTGGATGTGGTAATCCTTCCTGAGGCAAAAAATATAGGGGAAAGTACAGCTTATACTATCGCAAAAGAATATATGAAAGAAAATGTGGAAAAAGTAGCAATTTCTTTTAAAATGCAGGATAGCTGGGAAGAGAGAAGGGAAGACCACAAAAGGAATGCAGTGATAGTAAATGAACTTCTTGAGGCAGGTAAAAATGTAGGGTTTTTGACAATCGGAGATCCTATGACTTACAGCACTTTTGTGTACATAATGGAATTGCTTAAAGAGGGAGTAGAGGTAGAAACTGTACCAGGAATAACTTCTTTTGCATCGATAACAGCCAGAGTAAATGTACCGCTTGTAATGGGAGACGAGTCTATGAAGGTAGTAGGTCTTGCTAAAGAGACGGACATAATAAAAGAGATAGACAGCTCAGATAACATCATCTTTATGAAGGTTGTAAGAAATCTCGAAAGATTAAAGGATGCTCTTAGAGAAACAGGAAACATGAACAATGTAATATTAATTTCAAACTGTGGTAAAGAAGACGAGCAGATAATATATGACTTAGAAAATATAGAAAAAGATGATATATCTTATTTCTCTACAATGATATTAAAAAAAGGTGGGATTGAAAAATGGAAAAGGTTTACTTCATAG
- the cbiT gene encoding precorrin-6Y C5,15-methyltransferase (decarboxylating) subunit CbiT, which yields MTKEEVRAVSVAKLQLEPHHILVDVGAGTGSVGIEAAGYLSKGRVYGIEVNPDGIDIIKKNIEKFQLENYKLIDGLAPENIPDVKYHRMFVGGSKGNLDTIVDHFMKHSAEDGVIVINAIVLETLSRAVDTLKANGFADIEVVSMTVARNRKVGTMNMMMGENPIYIITAKRGE from the coding sequence ATGACCAAAGAGGAAGTTAGGGCTGTATCGGTGGCTAAGCTTCAGCTAGAACCTCATCACATTCTTGTAGATGTAGGGGCAGGGACAGGCTCTGTAGGTATAGAGGCCGCCGGTTATCTCTCTAAAGGGAGAGTATACGGTATAGAGGTCAATCCTGACGGGATAGATATAATCAAAAAGAATATAGAAAAATTTCAACTTGAAAATTACAAATTAATAGACGGATTAGCTCCTGAGAATATCCCAGATGTAAAATACCACAGGATGTTTGTAGGAGGAAGCAAGGGTAATCTTGATACCATAGTTGATCATTTTATGAAACATTCTGCAGAGGACGGGGTAATAGTGATAAATGCCATAGTGCTAGAAACCCTATCAAGGGCCGTGGATACCCTGAAGGCAAATGGTTTTGCCGATATAGAGGTGGTGTCTATGACTGTGGCGAGAAACAGGAAAGTAGGAACAATGAATATGATGATGGGTGAAAATCCTATCTATATAATAACTGCTAAAAGAGGAGAGTAA
- the cbiE gene encoding precorrin-6y C5,15-methyltransferase (decarboxylating) subunit CbiE, which produces MKIDVLGLGPGNRDYILPEVEKRIKSSDLVVGGKRNIEGISDLTAGKEIAYIDRHLKELVQSMKDKMSEKKIAVVLSGDTGFYSMLGYLRKNFEMSELDVVPGISSMQYFFAKIGEQWHDAVIKSVHGREFDYIEALKTSGKVGLLTDDINTPQEISRKVWEAGIEATVYVGENLSYSDECITVGKAEEIKSIQKKFDLNVVIIKGEES; this is translated from the coding sequence ATGAAAATAGATGTGCTGGGACTGGGACCTGGAAACAGAGATTATATACTCCCAGAGGTAGAAAAAAGAATAAAAAGTTCAGACCTGGTAGTCGGAGGAAAAAGAAATATAGAGGGCATCTCAGATTTGACGGCAGGGAAGGAGATAGCCTATATAGACAGACACCTGAAAGAACTTGTTCAATCGATGAAAGATAAGATGAGTGAGAAAAAAATTGCAGTGGTTCTTTCTGGAGATACAGGGTTTTACAGTATGCTAGGATATCTTAGGAAAAATTTTGAGATGTCAGAACTAGATGTGGTGCCCGGGATATCATCTATGCAGTATTTTTTCGCTAAAATTGGTGAACAGTGGCATGATGCAGTGATAAAGAGTGTCCATGGAAGGGAGTTTGACTATATAGAGGCTCTGAAAACGTCAGGAAAGGTGGGACTCCTCACTGATGATATCAATACACCTCAGGAGATCTCAAGAAAAGTCTGGGAAGCCGGTATAGAGGCAACTGTCTATGTGGGAGAGAACCTATCCTATTCTGATGAGTGTATAACAGTTGGAAAAGCAGAAGAGATAAAAAGCATTCAGAAAAAATTTGATCTCAACGTCGTAATAATAAAAGGTGAGGAATCGTGA
- the cbiD gene encoding cobalt-precorrin-5B (C(1))-methyltransferase CbiD: MENFVHMDKFIYQDGKKLRYGYTTGSCATAAAKGAVEALFTGKFKESVKVDTPFGWELDLQITETELDRDRAVCAIRKDAGDDPDVTHGILIFVSAEKVSNLDREKEDCFYNEDKTVELTGGEGVGKVTKKGLQVPPGKPAINEGPRSMIFKEVQRVLPEGEKVRLEIFIPEGQEKALMTFNPKLGIMGGISVLGSSGIVKPMSEEAYKSSLTVELGFHKEERKKNTVVFTFGNYGKRFIKENLDIPIEDVFVISNFAGFMIEQAAHRKFERVILLGHIGKMVKLAGGIFHTHSKVSDAKMEIFTTCALLAGEDYETLLKIADSNTTDEAVEYVTNKKTYEIMCERIVEKCSHKAKDIEFASLLFSFEKGELGRSRNFNRVIKELETV, translated from the coding sequence ATGGAAAATTTTGTTCATATGGATAAATTTATCTACCAGGACGGTAAAAAACTCCGTTATGGCTACACCACAGGAAGCTGTGCAACTGCTGCTGCTAAGGGAGCTGTAGAAGCTCTTTTTACAGGAAAATTCAAAGAATCTGTAAAGGTAGATACACCCTTTGGCTGGGAACTTGACCTGCAGATAACAGAGACAGAGCTTGACAGAGACAGGGCAGTGTGTGCAATACGAAAGGATGCTGGAGATGACCCTGATGTGACTCACGGGATTTTAATATTTGTATCGGCAGAAAAGGTTTCTAATCTTGATAGAGAGAAAGAAGATTGTTTTTATAACGAGGATAAAACCGTAGAGCTCACCGGTGGTGAGGGAGTAGGGAAGGTTACAAAAAAAGGTCTTCAGGTTCCTCCTGGAAAACCTGCAATAAACGAGGGACCAAGAAGTATGATTTTTAAGGAAGTTCAGAGGGTGCTTCCAGAAGGTGAAAAAGTGAGGCTTGAGATATTTATTCCCGAGGGACAGGAAAAGGCTCTTATGACATTTAACCCCAAGCTCGGAATAATGGGCGGGATATCTGTACTAGGAAGCAGCGGAATAGTAAAGCCAATGTCAGAAGAGGCATACAAGAGCTCTCTCACTGTAGAGCTTGGTTTTCATAAAGAGGAACGTAAGAAAAACACAGTTGTATTTACCTTTGGAAATTACGGAAAGAGATTTATAAAAGAAAACCTGGACATTCCAATTGAAGATGTGTTTGTAATAAGTAACTTCGCAGGTTTTATGATAGAACAGGCGGCTCACAGGAAATTTGAAAGAGTTATCTTATTGGGCCATATAGGGAAAATGGTAAAGCTTGCAGGAGGTATATTTCATACTCACAGTAAGGTCAGTGATGCTAAAATGGAGATATTCACCACATGTGCCTTGCTTGCAGGGGAAGACTATGAAACACTTCTAAAAATAGCAGATTCAAATACAACAGATGAGGCTGTGGAATATGTAACTAATAAAAAGACATACGAGATCATGTGTGAAAGAATAGTTGAAAAATGCAGCCACAAGGCTAAAGATATAGAGTTTGCCAGTCTCTTATTTTCTTTTGAAAAAGGGGAGCTGGGAAGAAGCCGTAATTTTAACAGAGTAATCAAGGAGCTGGAAACAGTATGA
- a CDS encoding precorrin-8X methylmutase, which produces MKYIKVPMDIEKRSFEIITEELGEKNKLFTEEQAPVIKRLVHTTADFEYADITEFSEGVIEKAMEALKSGSKIYCDTSMIVNGLSKKNLERFGCVPYSMVSDPEVAKVAKERGVTRSMVGMEKAAKDPETKIYLIGNAPTALFTLKELVEKGEVEKPALVIGVPVGFVGAAESKEALKEMKDIPYIITRGRKGGSTVAVAALHGILYQMYDRKDF; this is translated from the coding sequence ATGAAATACATAAAAGTACCTATGGATATTGAAAAAAGAAGTTTTGAGATAATAACAGAAGAGCTCGGAGAGAAGAATAAGCTTTTTACTGAAGAGCAAGCTCCTGTTATAAAAAGACTGGTACACACTACAGCAGACTTTGAATATGCCGATATAACTGAATTTTCAGAAGGTGTAATAGAAAAAGCTATGGAAGCTTTAAAGAGCGGATCGAAAATATATTGTGATACTAGTATGATAGTAAATGGACTGTCTAAAAAAAATCTTGAGAGATTCGGATGTGTGCCATACTCTATGGTTTCTGATCCTGAGGTTGCAAAAGTAGCAAAAGAAAGAGGAGTAACTAGATCAATGGTGGGTATGGAAAAGGCTGCAAAGGATCCAGAGACTAAAATATATCTGATAGGAAACGCTCCTACGGCACTTTTTACTCTAAAAGAGCTTGTAGAAAAAGGAGAGGTAGAAAAACCTGCCTTGGTTATCGGTGTTCCTGTAGGTTTTGTAGGTGCTGCTGAATCTAAAGAGGCCTTAAAAGAGATGAAGGATATACCATATATAATCACAAGGGGAAGAAAGGGCGGAAGTACCGTTGCAGTGGCAGCACTTCATGGGATACTTTACCAGATGTACGACAGAAAGGATTTCTAA